The following are encoded together in the Drosophila sechellia strain sech25 chromosome 3R, ASM438219v1, whole genome shotgun sequence genome:
- the LOC6607262 gene encoding uncharacterized protein LOC6607262: MSPGSVVFFIFDLSIKCCQLTRPSLDKGNAECRKGLKLPAHRKFNFAELYTINMCIEECNFIGCGYIEIDPPFRLDLANIRTNLQTIAPQPQNESIPFLEDAYRKCELFRSSHGRRFTLHLPDIEFIEEPCNPFALQITICIRIHAMQKCPSEFYVDSEECRLAREYFTQCVGDIETNLA; encoded by the exons ATGTCCCCTGGGTCGGTGgtatttttcattttc GACCTATCCATCAAATGCTGCCAGCTAACACGTCCCAGTTTAGATAAAGGCAATGCCGAATGTAGAAAAGGCCTCAAATTGCCAGCGCACCGGAAATTCAACTTTGCCGAACTATATACGATTAATATG TGCATTGAGGAGTGCAACTTCATAGGCTGTGGCTACATCGAAATCGATCCACCCTTTCGCCTGGATCTGGCCAACATCCGCACCAATCTGCAGACGATTGCACCCCAGCCACAGAATGAATCGATTCCATTCCTGGAGGATGCGTATCGGAAATGCGAGTTATTCCGATCCTCGCACGGAAGACGATTCACTCTCCACCTGCCAGATATTGAATTCATCGAGGAACCCTGCAATCCCTTTGCCCTACAAATCACCATATGCATCCGCATCCATGCCATGCAAAAGTGTCCCAGCGAATTTTACGTGGACAGCGAGGAGTGCCGATTGGCCAGGGAATACTTCACCCAGTGCGTCGGGGATATTGAAACCAATCTTGCCTAA